In Chanodichthys erythropterus isolate Z2021 chromosome 11, ASM2448905v1, whole genome shotgun sequence, a single window of DNA contains:
- the LOC137030634 gene encoding serine/threonine-protein kinase Nek3-like isoform X1 translates to MDPSRAFLSEMDLHHSDSDSSGDSGASVHSIEPPPSFNKMGISQSVLEDRGYELVSEQEKMILVKNKDGDQFVIKKLRAKKDDVSNFLQKLNHPHIVHHKEIIEDGDCLYLVLEHCEGGDLAQKIKHKMEKNVTFSEMMMKSQGEQTAGLNKVNQGLTEPEMENNQILDWIVKICMALKHLHDQQILHKNLQPESIFFTACGTIRLGEFGAIHEWSTEAQRAETKSLSYVAPENLNGKPFDEKSEIWSLGCVIYEMCTLKCAFTGRSTVEIISKIHNCSYEALPETFPEDLRQLVTDTLQTDPANRPSVSEILMRPFIINHLYQKSTKTTEELYGRLKVLEELADDLERVHYNTTVGSLAGGVVGLAGGITSIVGLILSPFTLRASLIVARVGIGVAAGGVTAGVSNITKMVNQRTNRQMIKMIITELQEKITSISSCIQNIHIAVETHRVLSEHNNSWSNEESGTDWANVGARLGRGLGGIGDRGGARHWKHSGLSPNLCLSKDILIFY, encoded by the exons atggatccatcccgtgcatttctttcag AAATGGATCTCCATCACAGTGACTCTGACTCCAGTGGCGACAGCGGAGCTTCTGTTCACAGTATTGAACCTCCTCCTTCATTTAACA AGATGGGGATCAGTCAGTCAGTTCTAGAAGATCGAGGCTATGAATTAGTGAGTGAACAAGAGAAAATGATCCTGgtgaaaaataaagatggtgaTCAGTTTGTCATTAAAAAGCTGAGAGCTAAAAAG gATGATGTATCAAACTTTCTCCAAAAACTCAATCATCCACACATCGTCCATCACAAGGAAATCATCGAAG ATGGTGACTGCTTGTATCTTGTACTGGAGCACTGTGAGGGTGGAGATCTCGCTCAGAAAATCAAACACAAAATGgagaaaaatgttacattttctgAG ATGATGATGAAATCACAAGGAGAGCAAACAGCAGGATTGAATAAAGTGAACCAAGGTTTGACTGAACCGGAAATGGAGAACAACCAG attCTGGACTGGATTGTGAAGATCTGCATGGCATTAAAGCATCTGCATGATCAACAGATCCTTCATAAAAACCTGCAGCCCGAG AGCAtatttttcactgcatgtgGAACCATTCGTCTTGGAGAGTTTGGAGCGATTCATGAATG GTCGACTGAAGCACAAAGAGCAGAAACCAAATCTCTCTCATACGTTGCACCTGAGAATTTGAATGGCAAACCTTTTGATGAGAAATC TGAAATTTGGAGTCTGGGATGTGTCATCTATGAGATGTGCACGCTGAAGTGTGCG TTTACAGGAAGAAGCACAGTGGAGATTATTTCAAAGATACATAACTGCTCCTATGAAGCTCTTCCTGAGACCTTCCCTGAGGATCTTCGTCAGCTGGTAACAGACACACTTCAGACTGATCCAGCGAACCGCCCGTCTGTCAGTGAGATCTTGATGAGGCCCTTTATCATTAATCATCTTTATCAAAAG aGCACAAAAACTACTGAAGAGCTTTATGGAAGACTAAAGGTACTGGAGGAGCTGGCAGATGATTTGGAGAGAGTCCACTACAATACAACTGTAGGCAGTCTCGCAGGAGGTGTAGTAGGATTGGCTGGAGGAATCACATCTATAGTTGGACTTATTCTCTCTCCATTTACTCTCAGAGCATCTCTGATAGTAGCACGAGTGGGAATCGGTGTAGCAGCTGGTGGAGTAACAGCTGGTGTGAGCAACATAACGAAGATGGTTAACCAGCGAACAAACCGACAAATGATTAAAATGATCATAACAGAGTTACAAGAAAAAATAACATCCATAAGCAGCTGCATCCAAAACATTCATATAGCAGTGGAAACTCATAGAGTGCTTTCTGAACACAATAATTCATGGTCCAATGAAGAGTCTGGGACAGATTGGGCAAACGTCGGGGCTCGACTTGGACGAGGTCTGGGAGGGATTGGagacaggggcggagccagacattggaaacattcggggcttagcccaaatctatgtttgtccaaagacattttaattttctattaa
- the LOC137030634 gene encoding probable serine/threonine-protein kinase nek2 isoform X2 encodes MDLHHSDSDSSGDSGASVHSIEPPPSFNKMGISQSVLEDRGYELVSEQEKMILVKNKDGDQFVIKKLRAKKDDVSNFLQKLNHPHIVHHKEIIEDGDCLYLVLEHCEGGDLAQKIKHKMEKNVTFSEMMMKSQGEQTAGLNKVNQGLTEPEMENNQILDWIVKICMALKHLHDQQILHKNLQPESIFFTACGTIRLGEFGAIHEWSTEAQRAETKSLSYVAPENLNGKPFDEKSEIWSLGCVIYEMCTLKCAFTGRSTVEIISKIHNCSYEALPETFPEDLRQLVTDTLQTDPANRPSVSEILMRPFIINHLYQKSTKTTEELYGRLKVLEELADDLERVHYNTTVGSLAGGVVGLAGGITSIVGLILSPFTLRASLIVARVGIGVAAGGVTAGVSNITKMVNQRTNRQMIKMIITELQEKITSISSCIQNIHIAVETHRVLSEHNNSWSNEESGTDWANVGARLGRGLGGIGDRGGARHWKHSGLSPNLCLSKDILIFY; translated from the exons ATGGATCTCCATCACAGTGACTCTGACTCCAGTGGCGACAGCGGAGCTTCTGTTCACAGTATTGAACCTCCTCCTTCATTTAACA AGATGGGGATCAGTCAGTCAGTTCTAGAAGATCGAGGCTATGAATTAGTGAGTGAACAAGAGAAAATGATCCTGgtgaaaaataaagatggtgaTCAGTTTGTCATTAAAAAGCTGAGAGCTAAAAAG gATGATGTATCAAACTTTCTCCAAAAACTCAATCATCCACACATCGTCCATCACAAGGAAATCATCGAAG ATGGTGACTGCTTGTATCTTGTACTGGAGCACTGTGAGGGTGGAGATCTCGCTCAGAAAATCAAACACAAAATGgagaaaaatgttacattttctgAG ATGATGATGAAATCACAAGGAGAGCAAACAGCAGGATTGAATAAAGTGAACCAAGGTTTGACTGAACCGGAAATGGAGAACAACCAG attCTGGACTGGATTGTGAAGATCTGCATGGCATTAAAGCATCTGCATGATCAACAGATCCTTCATAAAAACCTGCAGCCCGAG AGCAtatttttcactgcatgtgGAACCATTCGTCTTGGAGAGTTTGGAGCGATTCATGAATG GTCGACTGAAGCACAAAGAGCAGAAACCAAATCTCTCTCATACGTTGCACCTGAGAATTTGAATGGCAAACCTTTTGATGAGAAATC TGAAATTTGGAGTCTGGGATGTGTCATCTATGAGATGTGCACGCTGAAGTGTGCG TTTACAGGAAGAAGCACAGTGGAGATTATTTCAAAGATACATAACTGCTCCTATGAAGCTCTTCCTGAGACCTTCCCTGAGGATCTTCGTCAGCTGGTAACAGACACACTTCAGACTGATCCAGCGAACCGCCCGTCTGTCAGTGAGATCTTGATGAGGCCCTTTATCATTAATCATCTTTATCAAAAG aGCACAAAAACTACTGAAGAGCTTTATGGAAGACTAAAGGTACTGGAGGAGCTGGCAGATGATTTGGAGAGAGTCCACTACAATACAACTGTAGGCAGTCTCGCAGGAGGTGTAGTAGGATTGGCTGGAGGAATCACATCTATAGTTGGACTTATTCTCTCTCCATTTACTCTCAGAGCATCTCTGATAGTAGCACGAGTGGGAATCGGTGTAGCAGCTGGTGGAGTAACAGCTGGTGTGAGCAACATAACGAAGATGGTTAACCAGCGAACAAACCGACAAATGATTAAAATGATCATAACAGAGTTACAAGAAAAAATAACATCCATAAGCAGCTGCATCCAAAACATTCATATAGCAGTGGAAACTCATAGAGTGCTTTCTGAACACAATAATTCATGGTCCAATGAAGAGTCTGGGACAGATTGGGCAAACGTCGGGGCTCGACTTGGACGAGGTCTGGGAGGGATTGGagacaggggcggagccagacattggaaacattcggggcttagcccaaatctatgtttgtccaaagacattttaattttctattaa
- the LOC137031068 gene encoding uncharacterized protein produces MNFGQLSLSPRRSTLIHCGPPKRFCLNTVRKVLDDHGKVRKWTYGNKDSSKQNKIVLLVGETGTGKTTLINTMVNYLLGVKFEDEEWYEITEEEEAGDQSESQTSEITMYEVCPVENPVSLTIIDTPGYGDTRGLEKDLEVAENLSTLFQNNDGVREIDAVCFVIQASKNRLSDRQHYIISSVLSLFGKDIVNNIVFLITHSDGLPPKNVIGAINKAKIPCRRDKTGQPVHFLFNNRQAEAHHSEKRYLRAQRDAWEDSMDETRKFLQSLEGKNRRSLELTSNVLIERIQFEALICNLQLRIQEKESKKSEKIQIQEAMRQNKEKIDRRTNFSIRVKKTVKEKVPIESASWKSRKATTCTVCEENCHEFDCWWVSNPSKCEVMKNGYCTVCTGKCHHSKHVKENKKYVISTSSIVMEFDEFKKKYEKAQEQTKRFSVIMDHLDKDLKDIEDKKLILLFNAYKTIKHLSQIALKPDSAFTLQHLDFFIPRLREAGKVNWVRELEEMRRTAEAEEANKDALSYLKAGLTKLKLERVFGGQ; encoded by the exons ATGAATTTCGG ACAGCTGAGTCTTTCACCACGCAGATCAACTTTGATTCATTGTGGCCCTCCAAAACGATTTTGTCTAAACACAGTGAGAAAAGTCCTTGATGATCATGGAAAAGTCAGAAAATGGACGTATGGGAACAAAGACTCcagtaaacaaaacaaaattgttCTGTTGGTGGGAGAGACCGGCACTGGTAAGACGACTCTCATCAACACCATGGTCAACTACTTACTGGGAGTGAAGTTTGAGGATGAAGAGTGGTATGAAAtcacagaagaagaagaagcaggaGACCAATCAGAATCACAAACATCTGAAATTACCATGTATGAGGTCTGTCCTGTAGAGAATCCTGTATCTCTCACCATCATTGATACTCCAGGATACGGAGACACTAGAGGACTGGAAAAAGATCTGGAAGTTGCTGAGAATTTATCCACTCTGTTTCAGAACAATGATGGAGTTCGTGAGATTGACGCTGTGTGTTTTGTGATTCAAGCATCTAAGAATCGTCTCTCAGACAGACAGCATTACATTATCAGTTCAGTTCTATCTTTGTTTGGAAAAGACATTGtgaacaacattgtgtttttaataaCTCACTCTGATGGTCTgccacccaaaaatgtaatcgGCGCCATTAATAAAGCTAAAATCCCCTGCAGACGAGACAAAACAGGCCAACCTGTTCATTTCTTATTCAACAATCGACAGGCTGAAGCCCACCATAGTGAGAAACGTTACCTTCGTGCTCAAAGAGACGCATGGGAAGACAGCATGGACGAGACAAGGAAATTTCTTCAGTCACTGGAAGGAAAGAACAGAAGAAGTTTGGAGTTGACCTCCAATGTCCTGATAGAGCGCATTCAATTTGAAGCATTAATCTGCAACTTACAACTGCGAATTCAAGAGAAAGAATCAAAGAAGTCTGAAAAAATTCAGATCCAGGAGGCAATGagacaaaataaagaaaagattgACAGGCGTACAAACTTTAGCATTAGAGTCAAAAAGACTGTCAAAGAGAAGGTTCCTATTGAAAGTGCTTCATGGAAGAGCAGGAAGGCGACGACCTGCACCGTCTGTGAGGAAAACTGCCATGAGTTTGACTGCTGGTGGGTTTCTAATCCCAGCAAATGTGAAGTAATGAAAAATGGCTACTGCACCGTGTGCACAGGGAAGTGTCACCACAGCAAACACGTCAAAGAAAACAAGAAATACGTCATCAGCACCTCGAGCATTGTGATGGAATTTGAtgaatttaaaaagaaatatgaaAAAGCTCAAGAACAAACAAAGAGGTTTTCAGTTATAATGGATCATCTTGACAAAGATCTGAAAGATATTGAGGACAAGAAGTTAATTCTTCTGTTCAACGCTTACAAGACCATCAAGCATCTGTCTCAGATCGCATTAAAGCCAGACTCGGCCTTCACTCTTCAGCATCTCGACTTCTTCATCCCCAGATTGAGGGAGGCTGGGAAAGTAAACTGGGTCCGAGAGCTGGAGGAAATGAGGAGAACCGCTGAAGCTGAAGAAGCAAACAAAGATGCTCTGAGTTAT